In Rhodoligotrophos defluvii, a genomic segment contains:
- a CDS encoding cupin domain-containing protein — MPFFDFNDIPEELVTPEKSTAMAKLITGTQVELAILRFNAGEGAKMHAHPQEQIVYMLKGRMKVMTEGSETIIGPGEAALFAPNVPHGTVMLDDVECVSVKGVIGGLGHRPA; from the coding sequence ATGCCCTTTTTCGACTTCAACGACATTCCCGAGGAGCTCGTCACGCCCGAGAAATCCACGGCCATGGCGAAGCTCATCACCGGGACGCAGGTGGAGCTGGCGATCCTGCGGTTCAACGCCGGCGAAGGCGCCAAGATGCATGCCCATCCCCAGGAGCAGATCGTCTATATGCTCAAGGGGCGGATGAAGGTCATGACCGAAGGAAGCGAAACCATCATCGGGCCCGGCGAGGCGGCGCTGTTCGCCCCCAATGTTCCGCACGGCACTGTGATGCTCGACGATGTGGAATGCGTGAGCGTGAAGGGCGTGATCGGCGGCCTTGGCCACCGGCCCGCTTAG
- a CDS encoding sugar phosphate isomerase/epimerase family protein, whose product MNRNRLSFNTGNLAGTLSEKLAALEAAGFTATTMWPADFFGRFEDIGTNFDAARSSRLRPTCYMMMRTFEGIPAAMKPQKLELARQMMDQMALIGATTLVQTSNVSAHVEKDWARAVEDFQALAEIARARNVRVAFEPLSQGPWINTYMLGWQLVKDVDHPNFGLVLDASHVFLAESPLDEIDQIPGDRIFLCEVSDFPAANLPPREMLRNYRLFPGEGVKPVRSFVERVMGTGYEGDFSAEVFNAYYRTLDPAVVARRGFDSLEKLFAKELGL is encoded by the coding sequence ATGAACCGGAACCGCCTCTCCTTCAATACCGGTAATCTCGCCGGAACGCTCAGCGAGAAGCTGGCGGCGCTCGAGGCGGCCGGGTTCACCGCCACCACCATGTGGCCAGCGGATTTCTTCGGCCGCTTCGAGGATATCGGCACGAATTTCGACGCCGCGCGCTCGAGCCGGCTCCGGCCGACTTGCTACATGATGATGCGGACCTTTGAAGGCATACCGGCCGCGATGAAGCCGCAGAAACTGGAGCTGGCGCGCCAAATGATGGATCAGATGGCGCTGATCGGTGCAACCACGCTCGTGCAGACGTCCAATGTCAGCGCGCATGTGGAGAAGGACTGGGCGCGCGCGGTGGAGGATTTTCAGGCGCTCGCCGAGATCGCCCGTGCCAGGAACGTTCGCGTGGCTTTCGAGCCCCTCAGCCAGGGGCCTTGGATCAACACCTACATGCTCGGCTGGCAGCTGGTGAAGGATGTTGATCATCCGAATTTCGGCCTCGTCTTGGATGCGTCCCACGTCTTCCTTGCGGAGTCTCCGCTCGACGAGATCGACCAGATCCCGGGCGACAGGATCTTCCTCTGCGAGGTGTCGGATTTTCCGGCCGCGAATCTCCCCCCGCGGGAGATGCTGCGGAACTACAGGCTGTTCCCGGGCGAAGGGGTGAAGCCGGTCCGCAGCTTCGTCGAACGCGTGATGGGGACGGGGTACGAGGGCGATTTCTCGGCCGAAGTCTTCAACGCCTACTACAGAACGCTCGACCCCGCGGTCGTCGCGCGGCGTGGCTTCGACTCCCTGGAAAAGCTCTTTGCGAAGGAACTTGGGCTGTGA
- a CDS encoding SDR family NAD(P)-dependent oxidoreductase, giving the protein MSTASSGSRSPGAMDLTGKVVIVTGAAHGIGAAEAEGCLARGACVLMGDILDDEGTTFAAQMNERYGPGRVIYRHIDVRDPQSWQDAVAEAEATFGRLTGLINNAGAPGRPGIEDTSEAQWDLTIDTDLKGSWLGMKACIPAIRRAGGGAIVNTSSTYGMVASGRAAAYHSAKGGIIMLTKAAAVEYARQGIRVNCIHPGITETARSATLNTDWLASLLANTPMRRIAKAEEIAAGAVFLLSDAASYITGASLVIDGGFTAI; this is encoded by the coding sequence GTGTCCACAGCGTCTTCAGGAAGCCGTTCCCCCGGGGCGATGGATCTCACCGGCAAGGTTGTCATCGTCACCGGCGCGGCTCACGGTATCGGGGCGGCGGAAGCCGAAGGGTGTCTGGCGCGCGGGGCCTGCGTCCTGATGGGAGACATCCTGGATGACGAAGGCACCACCTTCGCCGCGCAGATGAATGAACGATACGGCCCGGGGCGGGTGATCTACCGGCATATCGATGTGCGCGACCCGCAATCATGGCAGGATGCTGTCGCCGAAGCGGAAGCGACCTTCGGGCGGCTGACCGGGCTCATCAACAATGCGGGGGCGCCCGGCCGGCCGGGCATCGAGGACACCTCGGAGGCGCAGTGGGACCTCACCATCGACACCGACCTCAAGGGCAGCTGGCTCGGCATGAAGGCCTGCATCCCCGCCATTCGCCGCGCGGGGGGCGGCGCGATCGTTAACACGTCATCGACCTACGGAATGGTCGCTTCGGGAAGGGCTGCAGCTTATCACAGCGCAAAGGGTGGCATCATCATGCTGACCAAGGCTGCCGCCGTGGAATACGCGAGGCAAGGCATCCGGGTGAATTGTATCCATCCCGGAATAACGGAAACCGCCCGGTCGGCGACCCTCAATACCGACTGGCTCGCCTCGCTCCTGGCAAACACCCCGATGCGGCGGATCGCAAAGGCAGAGGAGATCGCGGCCGGAGCCGTTTTCCTTCTGTCGGATGCCGCGTCCTACATCACCGGCGCATCGCTGGTCATCGATGGCGGGTTCACCGCGATCTAG
- a CDS encoding LysR family transcriptional regulator translates to MNWKGMEYFLHVADVGSITMAARDLGIAQPALSRHIRRLEVEIGAEMFHRLPQGVQLTEAGRQFHERCRRIMHEFALAKQDISGRRGSLHGNVAFGLPDTLAALLAPSLVRRLRVEAPNISLRIVEGDGPFLTEALLAGRLQAAILPAPVNTPMLDVLPLGPEAIAVFDARNLQDAREYYTLAEICNLPLMMTTALRRFVEAQISGFGKRLNVQVEVDSISAIRRMVVAGMGPSILPVATLREEVESGVVRAFPISGIELKRVLAIVQPKGAPAPAPALVVRIARDEMALPRNEGALTMIPGQQRPLDYPGAAEPRLGSRASMRVREETSCA, encoded by the coding sequence GTGAACTGGAAGGGAATGGAATATTTTCTCCATGTCGCGGATGTCGGCAGCATCACCATGGCCGCGCGCGATCTCGGCATCGCCCAGCCCGCGCTCAGCAGGCACATCCGGCGCCTGGAAGTGGAGATCGGCGCGGAGATGTTTCACCGGCTGCCGCAAGGGGTGCAACTGACCGAGGCCGGACGGCAGTTTCACGAGCGCTGCCGGCGCATCATGCATGAATTCGCCTTGGCAAAACAGGACATATCGGGCCGCCGCGGAAGTTTGCACGGGAACGTCGCATTCGGCCTTCCCGACACGCTCGCGGCCTTGCTGGCACCATCGCTGGTCAGGCGGCTGCGCGTGGAGGCGCCGAACATCTCGCTCCGCATCGTCGAGGGCGACGGTCCGTTCCTGACCGAGGCGCTGCTTGCCGGCCGGCTGCAGGCGGCCATCCTCCCGGCGCCGGTCAACACACCCATGCTGGACGTGCTGCCGCTTGGTCCGGAAGCGATCGCGGTGTTCGATGCGCGAAACTTGCAGGACGCGCGCGAATACTACACGCTTGCGGAAATTTGTAACCTGCCCCTCATGATGACCACTGCCCTGAGACGTTTCGTCGAGGCGCAGATTTCCGGATTTGGAAAGCGGCTGAACGTTCAGGTGGAAGTGGATTCGATCAGCGCGATCCGGCGAATGGTGGTGGCCGGGATGGGGCCGAGCATCCTGCCGGTTGCCACCCTGCGCGAGGAGGTGGAAAGCGGGGTGGTCCGCGCTTTCCCTATATCCGGCATCGAGCTGAAGCGCGTCTTGGCCATCGTGCAGCCGAAAGGTGCTCCAGCTCCCGCGCCTGCCCTGGTGGTGCGGATTGCGCGTGACGAGATGGCGCTGCCCCGTAACGAGGGGGCGCTCACCATGATCCCGGGCCAGCAGCGCCCGCTCGATTATCCCGGTGCTGCCGAGCCTCGGCTAGGCAGTCGGGCATCAATGCGCGTGAGGGAGGAGACGTCCTGTGCCTAG
- a CDS encoding LVIVD repeat-containing protein, whose product MPSEFPSGRAWAHNITATGYTDLDGRPGFKMAIHETGGRWYLYVAHLWHSGLSVVDITDASEPRMVRFIPGPPNTWTLQVQVADGLMITSQERILQGWGEDPNAPFGEGFVIWDLADPENPVQLGHYKTGGKGTHRNYYAGGRYVHATALPEGYDGHIYQIVDIQDPSRPVEVSRWWRYGQWTAGGEPGVPHGTLLHGGAYVKGDRAYLPYSAGGFVILDISDVTRPKLVSDLPFSPPFQAFICVHTAVPLNDRPLVVVNSEAIEEQGNEPLGYAGIVDISREEAPRLISLFPQPIPPEGMGVRNFYERPGRFGPHNQHQPQFQKVLYQNENVVFLTYFNAGLRVYDISDERTPREIAYFIAPDPVERRGLLPKTGLVTQSEDVLVDRRGNIFVTDKNHGIYVLNCSCL is encoded by the coding sequence GTGCCTAGCGAATTTCCAAGCGGGCGGGCCTGGGCCCACAACATCACCGCCACGGGCTACACCGATCTCGACGGCCGGCCCGGGTTCAAGATGGCGATTCATGAAACCGGCGGCAGATGGTATCTCTATGTGGCGCATCTCTGGCATAGCGGGCTGTCGGTCGTCGACATCACCGATGCCAGCGAGCCGCGCATGGTCCGCTTCATCCCCGGCCCGCCGAACACCTGGACCCTGCAGGTTCAGGTGGCGGACGGCCTGATGATCACGTCGCAGGAGCGCATTCTCCAAGGCTGGGGCGAGGATCCGAATGCGCCCTTCGGCGAGGGTTTCGTCATCTGGGATCTCGCGGATCCGGAGAACCCGGTCCAGCTCGGTCACTACAAGACCGGCGGCAAGGGTACCCATCGCAACTACTATGCGGGTGGGCGCTATGTGCATGCCACCGCGCTTCCCGAAGGCTATGACGGCCACATCTATCAGATCGTCGACATCCAGGACCCTTCGCGGCCCGTGGAAGTCTCCCGCTGGTGGCGCTATGGACAATGGACGGCCGGGGGAGAGCCGGGGGTGCCCCACGGCACGCTGCTGCACGGGGGAGCCTATGTGAAAGGCGATCGCGCCTATCTTCCGTATAGTGCCGGCGGTTTCGTCATCCTCGATATTTCGGACGTCACCCGGCCGAAGCTGGTCAGCGATCTGCCGTTCTCGCCACCGTTCCAGGCCTTCATCTGCGTTCATACGGCGGTGCCGCTCAACGACCGCCCGCTGGTGGTGGTCAATTCCGAGGCGATCGAGGAGCAGGGCAACGAGCCGCTCGGCTATGCCGGCATCGTCGACATCAGCAGGGAGGAAGCGCCCCGCCTGATCTCCTTGTTTCCTCAGCCGATCCCGCCGGAGGGCATGGGCGTGAGGAACTTCTACGAGCGGCCGGGACGCTTTGGGCCCCATAACCAGCACCAGCCGCAGTTTCAGAAGGTGCTCTACCAGAACGAGAACGTCGTCTTCCTGACCTACTTCAACGCCGGCTTGCGCGTCTATGATATCTCCGACGAGCGGACCCCGCGCGAGATCGCCTATTTCATCGCGCCCGATCCCGTGGAAAGACGAGGGCTGCTTCCCAAGACCGGCCTGGTCACACAGTCCGAAGACGTGCTGGTGGACCGGCGTGGCAACATCTTCGTCACCGACAAGAATCACGGAATTTATGTCCTGAACTGTTCCTGCCTGTAA
- a CDS encoding cyclase family protein: protein MVDRRVCFDFEVVFSNGGGLQGQGFRLDIEGDDIEDDSLAAYIIRDLRLLMVGEVRILNKRIIEERHKRAAHGAEAPGGNAEAPRLVDLSHTIENGMITYKGLPAPLICDHLSRQQSREIYAEGTEFQIGRIDMVANTGTYIDMPFHRYADGHDLAGLPLQRVSGVPGVVVRVEGAAERAIDWQHFVPVECRGKAVLVHTGWDRHWRTDRYFEGHPFLTEKAARYLRDEGAALVGIDSLNIDDTADGARPVHSILLAAGIPIVEHLTGLGALPASGFRFSAVPPKISGMGTFPVRAHACLGFTCG, encoded by the coding sequence ATGGTGGACAGGAGGGTCTGCTTCGACTTCGAAGTGGTGTTTTCCAATGGCGGCGGCTTGCAGGGCCAGGGTTTCCGGTTGGATATCGAGGGCGACGACATCGAGGACGATTCGCTGGCCGCCTATATCATTCGCGACCTGCGCCTCCTTATGGTGGGTGAGGTGCGCATCCTCAACAAGCGCATCATCGAGGAACGGCACAAGCGCGCAGCGCATGGCGCGGAAGCGCCTGGCGGAAACGCCGAGGCCCCTCGCCTTGTCGACCTCAGCCACACGATCGAAAATGGCATGATCACGTATAAGGGGCTGCCGGCGCCGCTCATCTGCGATCATCTCTCGCGCCAGCAGTCACGCGAGATCTACGCGGAAGGCACGGAATTCCAGATCGGCCGGATCGACATGGTCGCCAATACCGGCACCTATATCGACATGCCCTTTCATCGCTATGCGGATGGCCACGATCTCGCCGGCCTTCCGCTCCAGCGGGTGTCAGGCGTTCCAGGCGTGGTGGTCAGGGTGGAGGGTGCCGCGGAGCGCGCCATCGACTGGCAGCATTTCGTGCCGGTGGAGTGTCGCGGCAAGGCCGTGCTGGTCCATACCGGCTGGGACCGCCACTGGCGCACCGACCGCTATTTCGAAGGCCATCCCTTCCTGACGGAAAAGGCGGCGCGCTATCTCCGCGATGAGGGTGCGGCGCTCGTCGGCATCGACTCCCTCAACATCGACGACACCGCGGATGGCGCGCGCCCCGTGCACTCGATCCTGCTGGCAGCAGGCATCCCGATCGTCGAGCATCTGACCGGCCTCGGCGCGCTGCCGGCATCCGGCTTCCGCTTCTCCGCGGTCCCGCCCAAGATCAGCGGCATGGGCACTTTTCCCGTGCGCGCCCATGCCTGCCTGGGTTTTACATGCGGGTGA
- a CDS encoding AMP-binding protein: MLSAAPEARPIWQLIEHQSALRGNAVFLRFAGRELTYGSLAERVRTAAAALRARGLEPHQRVLVMMPNHPEHVVVYLALAWIGCVIIEVSIHLKRSGIQLQIEDAKPHAIIVDQAFLTETQSALAMAGVRLPVLVRDAEPGLRSHDSALDITNGRGRPEHPEERSLDAVHAISYTSGTTGRPKGVVMTERFFQVGAKNAGILADVRPSDILFLWEPFYHVAGWMSVLISLQHGVPIAMVERFSATQCWQQIRESGATLFHYLGGAMNLLLKQPPRPDDADNPVRIAWGAAAPAGSWRAFERRFGVTVREGYGISEAQNFTHMNLEGRVGSIGVPVEEFDAWIADEAGRRAGPDEIGEIVVKPKDPRVIMRGYFRDDAKTGEVLRDGCVHTGDLGYVDREGYFYYAGRKKDSLRRRGENVSAWEVERVINAHPAVSESAVIGVPSEMGEQDIRAFVKLADGMAAAPLDLVRWCEKHLAYYQIPRYIDFVDDFPRGPTQRIRKDELPAGTAAAWDLEQSGYKLTRM; the protein is encoded by the coding sequence ATGCTCTCTGCCGCCCCCGAGGCCCGTCCCATTTGGCAGCTGATCGAGCACCAATCGGCCCTGCGCGGCAACGCGGTGTTTCTGCGATTCGCCGGGCGGGAGCTGACCTATGGTTCCCTGGCTGAACGGGTGCGCACCGCAGCCGCAGCCTTGCGCGCCAGGGGACTGGAGCCGCACCAGCGCGTTCTCGTGATGATGCCGAACCATCCGGAGCATGTCGTCGTCTACCTCGCGCTGGCATGGATCGGATGTGTCATCATCGAGGTCAGTATCCATCTCAAGCGCAGCGGGATTCAGCTGCAGATCGAAGACGCAAAACCGCATGCCATCATCGTCGACCAGGCGTTCCTTACCGAAACGCAATCGGCGCTCGCCATGGCCGGCGTACGGCTGCCGGTATTGGTGCGGGACGCCGAGCCCGGCCTGCGCTCCCACGACAGCGCTCTCGATATCACCAATGGGCGCGGCCGGCCGGAGCATCCGGAAGAGCGCTCCTTGGATGCCGTCCATGCGATTTCCTATACGTCGGGCACTACGGGCCGGCCCAAAGGCGTGGTGATGACCGAACGCTTTTTCCAGGTGGGCGCCAAGAATGCCGGCATCCTCGCCGACGTCCGCCCGTCCGACATCCTGTTCCTGTGGGAGCCCTTCTACCATGTTGCGGGCTGGATGAGCGTTCTCATCAGCCTGCAGCATGGCGTTCCGATCGCCATGGTCGAGCGATTCAGCGCCACGCAATGCTGGCAGCAGATCCGCGAGAGCGGCGCCACGCTCTTTCACTATCTGGGCGGCGCGATGAACCTTCTTTTGAAGCAGCCGCCGCGACCTGACGATGCCGACAACCCGGTTCGCATCGCCTGGGGCGCCGCGGCACCGGCCGGCAGCTGGCGCGCATTCGAGCGCCGGTTCGGGGTCACGGTCCGCGAAGGCTACGGCATTTCGGAGGCTCAGAACTTCACGCATATGAACCTGGAGGGCCGCGTCGGCTCGATCGGCGTGCCGGTTGAGGAATTCGACGCCTGGATCGCAGATGAGGCCGGCCGGCGCGCAGGCCCGGACGAGATCGGCGAAATCGTCGTGAAGCCGAAAGACCCCAGGGTGATCATGCGCGGCTATTTTCGCGATGACGCGAAGACGGGAGAGGTCCTGCGGGACGGGTGCGTCCATACCGGGGATCTCGGCTATGTGGATCGAGAGGGCTATTTCTACTATGCCGGCCGCAAGAAGGATTCGCTGCGGCGACGCGGCGAGAACGTTTCGGCCTGGGAGGTCGAGCGGGTCATCAACGCCCACCCCGCGGTTTCGGAATCGGCGGTGATCGGCGTTCCCTCCGAAATGGGAGAACAGGACATCCGCGCCTTCGTCAAGCTGGCCGACGGCATGGCCGCAGCGCCGCTCGACCTCGTTCGTTGGTGCGAGAAGCACCTCGCCTATTACCAGATCCCCCGCTACATCGACTTCGTCGACGACTTCCCGAGGGGGCCGACACAACGAATCCGCAAGGACGAACTGCCGGCCGGTACGGCCGCCGCCTGGGACCTCGAGCAGAGCGGCTACAAGCTCACCCGCATGTAA
- a CDS encoding IclR family transcriptional regulator, protein MSAGRGKQPRAKLAAHPEPARSLFVNSLQKGFAVLKAFSRERPRLTLAQITKITGLDKSAAQRFLYTLHELGFITKDEETKQYSLSAKILEFAYTYLYSDPIIERAQPFLVEVHEKTGETVNLAVLDGSDIILISRIPSRHVLSTNIQIGFRLPAIYSASGRVIAALLPQAERERLLDESAYVAYTPNTVIDRKRIRQLIQQAAADGYAMVESQVISADISAAAPVIDGSGRVVAAVSMSVPNTRMKFAEAKRLFVPAVVEAARKISVALGAF, encoded by the coding sequence ATGTCTGCCGGTCGAGGAAAGCAGCCGAGGGCAAAGCTGGCAGCGCATCCCGAGCCGGCAAGGTCGCTGTTCGTGAATTCGCTGCAGAAGGGCTTCGCCGTCCTCAAGGCGTTCAGCCGCGAGCGGCCCCGGCTGACCCTGGCTCAAATCACCAAGATCACCGGTCTGGACAAGAGCGCTGCCCAGCGATTTCTCTACACGTTGCATGAACTGGGTTTCATAACGAAGGACGAGGAGACCAAGCAATATTCCTTGTCCGCAAAGATCCTCGAATTTGCTTATACCTATCTCTATAGCGACCCCATCATCGAGCGCGCCCAGCCCTTTTTGGTGGAGGTGCACGAAAAAACGGGTGAGACCGTCAATCTGGCCGTGCTCGACGGCAGCGACATCATTCTCATTTCCCGCATCCCCAGCAGGCATGTGCTTTCAACCAATATTCAGATCGGATTTCGGCTCCCGGCCATCTACAGTGCGTCGGGGCGGGTGATTGCTGCACTGCTGCCTCAGGCCGAACGGGAGCGGCTGCTCGATGAATCGGCCTATGTGGCCTATACGCCGAATACGGTGATCGACCGTAAGCGTATTCGCCAGCTCATTCAGCAAGCGGCCGCCGACGGCTACGCGATGGTCGAATCCCAGGTCATTTCTGCCGATATTTCCGCCGCGGCGCCGGTGATCGACGGGTCGGGGCGCGTGGTCGCTGCGGTCAGCATGTCCGTTCCGAACACACGGATGAAGTTCGCCGAGGCAAAGCGCCTGTTCGTGCCCGCCGTGGTCGAGGCGGCGCGCAAGATTTCCGTGGCGCTCGGCGCGTTCTAG
- the ehuB gene encoding ectoine/hydroxyectoine ABC transporter substrate-binding protein EhuB: MEAQRTSRRSAAIAAILMLTAKAGHAYAEQPSPLIAAIQAAGKAQVAIASAPPYAYMSPNGDPQGYLIDLSKAVLQGLEVEGLAATVTTWDAMIPGLNAKQFDFIPAGLNITKARCEVVLFTAPVTAQQDALYVKPGNPKQLQGYTSVAGKGDVTLAVLSGSSQEAFARQSGIQRRQLVIVPDIQAGVAAVLGGRADAFAVGEFSVPKPEQRGVERIADPASPLVGIGIVFRKSDMQARDAFDAELAKLRANGTMQKLYAGKYGFTNWEVLAGLSKASDLAPGCE; this comes from the coding sequence ATGGAAGCGCAGAGGACATCCCGCCGCAGCGCTGCGATTGCAGCCATATTGATGCTGACCGCCAAAGCTGGACATGCCTATGCGGAGCAGCCGTCGCCGCTGATTGCCGCCATACAGGCGGCGGGGAAAGCGCAAGTCGCCATCGCGTCGGCGCCGCCCTATGCCTACATGTCGCCGAACGGAGACCCGCAGGGCTATCTGATAGATCTGAGCAAGGCGGTGCTTCAGGGGCTGGAGGTTGAGGGCCTGGCAGCAACGGTGACCACCTGGGACGCGATGATCCCGGGGCTGAACGCCAAGCAGTTCGACTTCATCCCGGCCGGGCTCAATATCACCAAGGCGCGCTGCGAGGTCGTGTTGTTCACCGCGCCGGTCACCGCCCAGCAGGATGCCCTCTACGTCAAGCCGGGCAATCCGAAGCAGTTGCAGGGCTACACGTCCGTCGCCGGCAAAGGCGACGTCACCCTCGCCGTGCTGTCGGGCTCTTCCCAGGAAGCGTTCGCGCGGCAATCCGGCATTCAGCGCCGCCAGCTGGTCATCGTGCCCGATATCCAGGCGGGCGTCGCGGCGGTGCTCGGGGGCCGCGCAGACGCCTTCGCCGTCGGCGAGTTCAGCGTGCCCAAGCCCGAGCAGCGCGGGGTGGAGCGCATCGCCGACCCGGCGTCTCCTCTGGTGGGCATCGGCATCGTCTTCAGAAAAAGCGATATGCAGGCCCGTGATGCATTCGATGCGGAGCTGGCGAAGCTGCGCGCAAACGGAACCATGCAGAAGCTCTACGCCGGCAAGTACGGCTTCACCAATTGGGAGGTCCTCGCCGGACTTTCCAAGGCGTCCGACCTGGCGCCCGGCTGCGAATAG
- a CDS encoding amino acid ABC transporter permease, whose protein sequence is MTVLLDYLPALLQGLKTTLAVAVLSIVGCAITSVLLGIFRSARRLPRRVAAGAVVELLRGASALVYLFWAYYALPLIPGMPQLSPFAAAVLVLSLVGGAYGAEIVRAGIESVPRGQTDASRALGLSPFETLRLVILPQALSQIVPSFGSLAVDLVKWTTIVSFVGVQDVFYVANNIRNITYDTVKIYLMLAILYWVLCFVTSVIFRAVEWCLPLNRALRAGQPKALSVFSSWRAGRQPAELLQ, encoded by the coding sequence ATGACGGTGCTGCTCGATTACCTTCCGGCACTTCTCCAGGGCTTGAAGACGACACTGGCCGTAGCCGTGCTGAGCATCGTCGGTTGCGCCATAACCTCGGTTCTTCTCGGCATTTTTCGCAGCGCCCGCCGGCTGCCTCGGAGAGTCGCGGCCGGCGCGGTGGTCGAGCTTCTACGCGGCGCCTCCGCCCTGGTCTACCTGTTCTGGGCCTACTACGCCCTGCCGCTGATTCCGGGAATGCCGCAGCTCAGCCCCTTTGCCGCCGCGGTTCTCGTCCTTTCGCTGGTCGGCGGCGCCTATGGCGCGGAGATCGTGAGGGCCGGGATCGAGTCGGTCCCCCGGGGCCAAACGGATGCAAGCCGCGCGCTTGGCTTGTCGCCGTTTGAAACCCTGCGGCTGGTGATCTTGCCGCAGGCCCTGTCGCAAATCGTGCCGTCCTTCGGCAGCCTGGCGGTCGATCTCGTCAAGTGGACCACGATTGTGAGCTTCGTCGGCGTCCAGGACGTTTTCTACGTCGCCAACAACATTCGCAACATCACCTACGACACCGTCAAGATCTACTTGATGCTGGCGATCCTCTACTGGGTGTTGTGCTTTGTCACCAGCGTCATTTTCCGCGCCGTCGAATGGTGCTTGCCGCTCAACCGGGCGCTCAGGGCGGGCCAGCCGAAGGCCCTGTCCGTCTTCTCGAGCTGGCGTGCTGGTCGCCAACCGGCGGAGTTGCTGCAATGA
- a CDS encoding amino acid ABC transporter permease, with translation MIWDWSYAAEIMPELLWGVWITLLVTAASAAISLFGGLLLAVFASVSGRAGQFAVRFLIEALRGVPILVLLFFGFYALPQIGLTLSSYTVGILVLGIVYAAYCSEVYRGALLTIPSGLRDACSALGLPKLVTWRDVLIPLAVSKSIPSLVNYVLLLYRQSALLFAIGIPVLMGQAQTVGYERFRYLEPYTLAGVLYLALNLPFVYVLYRYKAKHDEKHI, from the coding sequence ATGATCTGGGACTGGTCCTACGCAGCCGAGATCATGCCGGAGCTGTTATGGGGCGTATGGATCACGCTCCTCGTCACGGCGGCGAGCGCGGCCATCTCACTGTTCGGCGGCCTTCTACTCGCCGTCTTCGCCAGTGTGTCCGGCCGCGCCGGGCAGTTCGCGGTGCGCTTCTTGATCGAGGCGCTGCGTGGCGTGCCTATCCTGGTGCTGCTGTTTTTCGGCTTCTACGCCTTGCCGCAAATTGGGCTCACGCTCTCCTCCTATACGGTCGGGATTCTGGTGCTGGGCATCGTCTACGCGGCCTATTGCTCGGAAGTCTATCGCGGTGCCCTGCTCACCATACCCTCGGGCCTGCGCGATGCCTGCAGCGCTCTCGGCTTGCCCAAGCTGGTGACTTGGCGAGATGTGCTGATCCCGCTGGCGGTGAGCAAAAGCATCCCTTCGCTCGTGAACTACGTGCTGCTGCTCTATCGGCAATCGGCACTGCTGTTCGCGATCGGAATACCGGTGCTGATGGGGCAGGCCCAGACCGTGGGCTACGAGCGGTTCCGTTATCTCGAGCCCTATACTTTGGCCGGCGTCCTATACCTCGCTCTCAATCTGCCGTTTGTCTACGTTCTCTACCGCTATAAGGCCAAGCACGATGAAAAGCACATATGA